A single Penaeus chinensis breed Huanghai No. 1 chromosome 7, ASM1920278v2, whole genome shotgun sequence DNA region contains:
- the LOC125027341 gene encoding uncharacterized protein LOC125027341: protein MVGQGFVTAVLALAVCGSATSPPLVVPPLPRGVEETSIYNLWNHHNGRVPAVERGESFVGTILSPDFFKMVNLVPQDAPHPLYGDRILRTRFLLDHMLQRTVDPNDQRMMTSSGLQALTMAGSRITFKKNSNGETKVNEALVNNVEVLPNGIVVYHISDILFNYKEEVQREFSKLTSEGYEGHF from the exons ATGGTAGGACAAG GTTTTGTGACAGCGGTGTTGGCGTTGGCTGTGTGTGGCAGCGCGACCTCCCCGCCCTTGGTCGTGCCTCCCCTCccgaggggagtggaagagactTCCATCTACAATCTTTGGAATCATCATAATGGACGGGTTCCTGCTGTAGAGCGAGGGGAATCAT TTGTGGGTACCATACTATCTCCGGATTTTTTCAAAATGGTTAACCTAGTACCTCAAGATGCCCCTCACCCACTCTACGGCGACCGTATCCTCCGCACGAGGTTCCTCCTTGACCATATGTTGCAGAGGACAGTCGACCCCAACGACCAACGCATGATGACCTCGTCGGGACTGCAAGCTCTGACTATGGCCGGCTCACGCATAACTTTTAAGAAGAACAGCAACG GTGAAACCAAAGTGAATGAGGCCCTTGTGAACAATGTGGAAGTACTACCCAACGGCATTGTGGTGTATCATATCTCAGACATCCTGTTTAACTACAAGGAAGAGGTTCAAAGAGAATTCAGCAAACTGACTTCTGAAGGTTATGAAGGTCACTTCTGA